In Rhodamnia argentea isolate NSW1041297 chromosome 4, ASM2092103v1, whole genome shotgun sequence, the following proteins share a genomic window:
- the LOC115741120 gene encoding uncharacterized protein LOC115741120 yields the protein MEGESVLDAIYEDDNFDNDDVEMVDVEEGELVDHQNTENDPAQPVVGGDGEVSRQDEQSKNRRRRANKKKNRKRKRVAPGAGSNFTDINRFVLDTCRRLKEKKSYMVYTAVGCLGVSALSDLIKEVDAIQACGGQMTADGKRQRTGGGVLWSIIKAREPNAYREIMKRAREFEKQFKPHNIQQGQQKEANSDGSIKASPDGSSATTPDGFSTMPELQNVDQQSAGEEKRQSVKERMRVPVSYEDIL from the exons ATGGAGGGAGAGAGCGTACTGGACGCCATCTACGAAGATGATAACTTCGACAACGATGACGTCGAGATGGTCGACGTGGAGGAGGGCGAGCTTGTGGATCATCAGAACACGGAGAACGATCCGGCGCAACCTGTCGTGGGTGGGGATGGCGAGGTTTCGAGGCAAGATGAGCAGAGTAAAAATCGCAGGCGTAGggcaaacaagaagaagaacaggaaGAGGAAAAGGGTTGCTCCTGGGGCTGGCTCTAACTTCACCGACATCAACAG GTTCGTGCTCGATACCTGTAGGAGACTGAAAGAGAAGAAATCATACATGGTGTATACTGCTGTCGGTTGTCTGGGAGTGTCTGCATTGAGCGATCTCATCAAAGAG GTAGATGCTATTCAGGCTTGTGGGGGTCAGATGACTGCTGATGGTAAACGGCAGCGAACAGGTGGGGGTGTATTGTGGAGTATCATTAAAGCACGAGAACCAAATGCTTACAGAGAGATAATGAAAAGAGCAAGAGAATTTGAG AAGCAATTCAAGCCACACAACATTCAACAAGGGCAACAGAAAGAGGCAAATTCTGATGGTTCTATAAAAGCATCTCCTGACGGGAGTTCTGCGACCACTCCAGATGGTTTCTCAACGATGCCTGAGTTACAAAATGTCGATCAGCAATCGGCTGGTGAGGAGAAACGACAATCCGTGAAGGAAAGAATGAGAGTACCTGTTTCTTACGAAGACATTCTATGA